Proteins encoded by one window of Juglans regia cultivar Chandler chromosome 15, Walnut 2.0, whole genome shotgun sequence:
- the LOC109018741 gene encoding triacylglycerol lipase OBL1-like — MYVYHLLHCFGVMAPNERQFCDHFLLLKPEEASFYDLVRFLLFSDYSETSGFLDFTESLEADFWRRWYIFNSLLVQKLLLLYGKPLVLIGNMLELWLNLLLRNGGFLKLFFKFFTGEVVLPDPSSATFTSVVGCLDGRVELDKSIRQDDHIKYNASLAMMASKLSYENAEFVHTIIRDHWNMEYLGFYNFWNDFRGQPSTQTIMFQDTKNNPNLIVVGFSGTHPFDPIAIGIDVDLSWIELEGVGKAHSGFMKALGLQKDKGWPKEIEKRSDPQQQFAYYEIRSKLREILQKNESAKFIITGHSLGGALAILFVTILAMHEEAWLLEKLEGVYTFGQPRVGNKQFGDYMNQKLNENNVRYLRYVYCNDLVPRVPYDDDSIFFEHFSPVLYYNVYYNEKVLWEEPNKNYFSLLWVIPKYLNAVLELIRSFIIPYIKGSDYKESWLMKMFRVFGLIIPGLAAHSPQDYVNVTRLGSLPLDLQNSHGHRNSKVGLPKKSQ, encoded by the exons atgtatgtatatcatcttcttcattgctTCGGAGTCATGGCGCCAAACGAGAGACAATTCTGTGACCATTTTCTGCTGCTTAAGCCAGAAGAGGCGAGCTTCTATGATCTTGTTCGCTTTCTCCTTTTCTCCGACTACTCAGAAACAAGTGGATTCCTCGACTTCACGGAATCTCTAGAGGCAGATTTTTGGCGCCGATGGTACATCTTCAACTCCCTTCTCGTGCAGAAACTACTCCTTCTCTATGGAAAACCTCTGGTTCTGATAGGGAATATGCTGGAGCTGTGGCTGAATCTTCTCTTAAGAAACGGAGGATTTCTCAAGCTGTTTTTTAAGTTCTTTACAG GAGAGGTGGTGCTGCCTGATCCATCATCGGCAACGTTCACATCTGTGGTGGGATGTCTTGATGGAAGAGTGGAGTTAGACAAAAGCATTAGACAAGAtgatcacataaaatataatgctTCGCTTGCAATGATGGCTTCCAAATTGTCATACGAAAATGCAGAATTTGTTCATACCATAATCAGAGATCACTGGAAC ATGGAATACTTAGGGTTCTACAACTTCTGGAATG ATTTTCGAGGACAAccttcaactcaaactatcatGTTCCAAGATACAAAGAATAACCCTAACCTAATCGTGGTTGGGTTTAGTGGCACCCATCCATTCGATCCAATTGCAATTGGGATAGATGTGGACTTGTCATGGATTGAGCTTGAAGGCGTGGGAAAGGCCCATAGTGGCTTTATGAAAGCTCTAGGCTTGCAGAAGGACAAAGGCTGGccaaaagaaatagagaaaagaaGTGATCCCCAACAACAATTTGCTTACTATGAAATAAGAAGCAAGCTAAGAGAAATATTGCAGAAGAACGAGAGCGCTAAATTCATAATAACAGGACACAGCTTGGGTGGGGCATTGGCAATTCTGTTTGTGACCATTCTAGCCATGCATGAGGAGGCATGGTTGTTAGAAAAGTTGGAGGGAGTGTATACATTTGGGCAACCAAGGGTTGGCAACAAGCAGTTCGGGGATTACATGAATCAAAAGTTGAATGAGAATAATGTGAGGTATCTGAGATATGTTTACTGCAATGACTTGGTGCCTAGGGTCCCTTATGACGATGACAGTATATTCTTTGAGCACTTCTCTCCTGTCCTCTACTACAATGTGTACTACAACGAAAAG GTTTTATGGGAGGAGCCAAATAAGAACTACTTCTCACTATTATGGGTAATACCTAAGTACCTAAATGCAGTTTTGGAGCTGATCCGAAGTTTCATAATCCCATATATCAAAGGTTCAGACTACAAAGAAAGTTGGTtgatgaaaatgtttagagTGTTCGGATTGATAATTCCCGGATTAGCAGCACATAGTCCTCAAGATTATGTTAACGTCACTCGATTGGGATCCTTACCTTTAGACCTCCAGAACTCACATGGGCATAGAAATTCTAAAGTTGGTTTACCAAAGAAATCCCAATAG